One Alligator mississippiensis isolate rAllMis1 chromosome 1, rAllMis1, whole genome shotgun sequence genomic window carries:
- the TIMM10B gene encoding mitochondrial import inner membrane translocase subunit Tim10 B has translation MEPSAEQQQLRSLRDFLLLYNRMTELCFARCVADMDCRPLTHPEDSCVERCAVKLVRANHSLMRAYVRLMPALVQRRAADLEAAAGIDTGTGTDTNVLQRAPQ, from the exons ATGGAGCCGTcggcggagcagcagcagctccgcaGT CTGCGGGATTTCCTGCTGCTCTACAACCGCATGACCGAGCTGTGCTTCGCGCGCTGCGTGGCCGACATGGACTGCCGGCCGCTCACCCACCCCGAG GACTCGTGCGTGGAGCGCTGCGCGGTCAAGCTGGTGCGCGCCAACCACAGCCTGATGCGCGCCTACGTGCGGCTCATGCCCGCCCTCGTGCAGCGCCGCGCCGCCGACCTCGAGGCCGCCGCCGGGATCGACACCGGGACCGGGACCGACACCAACGTGTTGCAGCGGGCGCCGCAATAA
- the ARFIP2 gene encoding arfaptin-2 yields the protein MTDALLGKAATMEIPIHGNGDAGGLAEDDGLEQDLQQVMVSGPNLNETSIVSGGYGGTAEGIIPTGAGKGAGLHPPHPGPAAAGEEVVRGIAVEKFDIVKKWGINTYKCTKQLISERFGRGSRTVDLELETQIELLRETKRKYECVLQLARALTSHFYSLVQTQHALGDAFSDLSQKSPELQEEFGYNAETQKLLCKNGETLLGAVNFFVSSINTLVNKTMEDTLMTVKQYETARLEYDAYRTDLEELSLGPRDASTLCRLDVAQSQFQSHKDKYEKLRADVAIKLKFLEENKIKVMHKQLLLFHNAISAYFAGNQQQLAQSLKQFNIKLKTPGAEKPSWLEEQ from the exons atgaCGGACGCGCTGCTGGGCAAGGCGGCCACCATGGAGATCCCGATCCACGGCAACGGCGACGCGGGCGGCCTGGCCGAGGACGACGGGCTCGAGcag gacctgCAGCAGGTGATGGTGTCGGGGCCCAACCTCAACGAGACCAGCATCGTGTCCGGCGGCTACGGCGGCACGGCCGAGGGCATCATCCCCACGGGCGCCGGCAAAG GCGCCGGCCTGCACCCGCCTCACCCGGGCCCCGCCGCCGCGGGCGAGGAGGTCGTCAGGGGCATCGCCGTGGAGAAGTTCGACATCGTTAAGAAGTGGGGCATCAACACGTACAAG TGCACGAAGCAGCTGATCTCGGAGCGGTTCGGGCGCGGGTCGCGCACCGTGGACCTGGAGCTGGAGACGCAGATCGAGCTGCTGCGGGAGACCAAGCGCAAGTACGAGTGCGTGCTGCAGCTGGCGCGCGCCCTCACCAGCCACTTCTACAGCCTGGTGCAGACCCAGCACGCCCTGGGCGACGCCTTCTCCGACCTCAGCCAGAAGTCTCCCGAGCTCCAG GAGGAGTTCGGGTACAACGCGGAGACGCAGAAGCTGCTGTGCAAGAACGGGGAGACGCTGCTCGGCGCCGTCAACTTCTTTGTCTCCAGCATCAACACCCTGGTCAACAAGACCATGGAGGACACGCTCATGACCGTCAAGCAGTACGAGACTGCCAG ACTGGAGTATGACGCGTACCGCACGGACCTGGAGGAGCTGAGCCTGGGCCCGCGGGACGCCAGCACGCTCTGCCGCCTGGATGTCGCCCAGAGCCAATTCCAGAGCCACAAGGACAAGTACGAGAAGCTGCGTGCGGACGTGGCCATCAAGCTCAAGTTCCTGGAGGAGAACAAG ATCAAGGTGATGcacaagcagctgctgcttttccacAACGCCATCTCCGCCTACTTCGCTGgcaaccagcagcagctggcGCAGAGCCTCAAGCAGTTCAACATCAAGCTCAAGACCCCGGGAGCGGAGAAGCCCTCGTGGCTGGAGGAGCAGTGA